In a single window of the Bdellovibrionota bacterium genome:
- a CDS encoding ABC transporter permease: MGDKFSAFSKNHILDIYKIVMGILLATGFVVSVIGVDGMLTTILWSTIGALLFAGMIFLVIKQHLLPYLIKRFMEAGVTLLVIVTLVFLLLRLMPGGPFDSERALPAEVMANIAAKYKLDAPLLEQYTHYLGNLLKGDLGESYKYLGRPVSSIISDTFPVSLQLGVYALILSYLIGIPLGVIAASKHNTWVDTGSMFLAMGGVTLPSFLVASLFILIFSFQFQILPPALWEGPLYYILPVVTLGIRPAAIIARLTRSSVLDVIRSDFVRTARAKGLAERVVLFKHVLRNSLIPVLTYSGPLIADIISGAFIIEIIFAVPGMGRHLILSVTNRDYPLVLGVALLFSVLLVVSNLLVDIFYAIVDPRIKLAA, from the coding sequence ATGGGCGATAAATTTTCAGCTTTTTCTAAAAACCATATTCTAGACATCTATAAGATTGTCATGGGAATTTTACTCGCAACGGGTTTTGTGGTGAGTGTGATCGGCGTTGACGGAATGTTAACGACGATCCTATGGTCTACCATTGGCGCTTTATTGTTTGCGGGTATGATTTTCTTGGTGATCAAGCAACATCTTCTTCCGTATTTGATCAAAAGATTTATGGAAGCGGGAGTGACATTACTCGTGATCGTGACCTTGGTGTTTTTATTATTGAGATTAATGCCGGGTGGGCCCTTTGACTCAGAGAGAGCATTGCCGGCTGAAGTGATGGCCAATATCGCAGCAAAATACAAACTCGATGCACCTCTTCTGGAACAATATACTCATTACTTAGGAAACCTTTTAAAAGGGGACTTGGGTGAGTCATATAAATATCTAGGTAGACCCGTTTCCTCGATCATCTCGGATACGTTTCCGGTGTCATTGCAGTTGGGCGTATATGCTTTGATCTTGAGTTACTTGATCGGAATTCCGTTGGGAGTGATTGCCGCCTCGAAACACAATACTTGGGTGGATACAGGTTCGATGTTTCTTGCGATGGGTGGGGTGACGTTACCAAGTTTCTTGGTGGCCTCACTCTTTATCTTGATATTTTCATTCCAATTTCAAATTCTTCCGCCAGCATTGTGGGAAGGACCGCTTTATTATATTCTTCCGGTAGTGACTTTGGGAATAAGACCGGCCGCAATTATTGCGCGTCTAACTCGTTCAAGCGTTCTGGATGTGATTAGATCAGACTTTGTTAGAACGGCAAGAGCCAAGGGCTTAGCGGAAAGAGTTGTATTATTTAAACACGTTTTAAGAAACTCACTGATTCCGGTATTAACTTACTCTGGTCCATTGATTGCGGACATTATTTCTGGAGCATTCATTATTGAAATCATTTTTGCAGTTCCAGGAATGGGAAGACATTTGATTTTGAGCGTGACGAATAGAGATTACCCGCTGGTTTTGGGTGTTGCACTTTTATTCAGCGTACTTCTCGTAGTTTCGAACTTACTTGTAGATATTTTCTACGCGATTGTGGATCCAAGGATCAAGCTTGCAGCTTGA
- a CDS encoding transglycosylase SLT domain-containing protein: MRGIKLTPLAIIGAIIFLVSSNTLASRDWDDTELGSKESLTFALKNIQNNKKQPAGDDKAQILLFTQGVLSYHQGKYDDAIANLLNSVKANNFLLEDYAHYFIGLSYSKQQKFSEAYKEFNLVSSSKQTSPRQYSALFRMGEIAVEQKNYRAADQHFRLLERKVRNTEKYPFVLWNLAKVNIQQKNIFQACKHVRKLYAKYPAHELTIEWGLDLKNATVDGLKPGCLASLNEQKQRIRNLQYAGDSERAKKEIRSLYEKTNDLTKYYVDVIYARFLTDDGDVDEALKILLPYHEERKGDIAYLMLLAKAAARKNDSALAISAYLKAHQMKPKSSVGREALFQAAFVSYLSQDYDGALARFDTYRKKYGGKNGAAASWYIAWVKYLKGDYKGAYVMLDQFSKQRFSRKMRNLAFDTARITYWKNICLLKMGQVAVARKALEKIAEDPSVSYYALAAKARLANLQPLDLSRKMASSDKKIQPVNLSPLSLISPTLLAGSPAIGSQTPSLETDEEILADVKEEGISESAEDGEETSETTEEKEEESDTVVEAPPEAPVEATEEGDNIFSTLKDPRLLAIFQRAETLRALGFDEWSNKELQFLEARTRNKTYLQTLIEKYEIGNTFSRSAYIAEVYYENERRKGLNASNPGWKKAFPQAYEKFVTKSAEQFGISESLIWGIMRTESFFRPQVKSSVGAMGLMQVMPLTASKMAEMMEMDAFKTSQLFDPDVNVRVGAKYLQRLSKMFDGHLPLVAAGYNAGPHRVHAWVKNFGNLPLDEFIEHIPYSQTRGYAKKVLRSYYVYGSVYYPEEIKKKSIQWLAQPANVTLNGPIPTKETWEPL, encoded by the coding sequence ATGAGGGGAATAAAGTTAACGCCATTAGCAATAATCGGCGCTATTATTTTTTTAGTGAGCAGTAACACGCTTGCAAGTCGTGATTGGGATGATACGGAACTCGGATCTAAAGAATCTCTCACGTTCGCACTCAAAAACATCCAGAATAATAAAAAACAACCTGCAGGTGATGATAAAGCACAGATCCTTCTTTTCACTCAAGGTGTTCTCAGTTACCACCAAGGTAAGTATGACGACGCCATCGCAAATCTTCTCAATAGTGTTAAGGCAAATAATTTCTTACTCGAAGATTACGCACATTATTTCATTGGGCTTTCGTATTCTAAGCAGCAAAAATTCTCTGAGGCTTATAAAGAGTTCAATCTTGTTTCGTCTTCAAAGCAAACTTCCCCTAGGCAATACAGCGCGCTCTTTAGAATGGGTGAAATCGCCGTTGAGCAAAAAAATTATCGTGCAGCAGACCAACACTTCAGACTGCTAGAGAGGAAAGTTAGAAATACCGAAAAATATCCCTTCGTTCTTTGGAATTTAGCAAAAGTAAATATCCAACAAAAAAATATCTTTCAAGCGTGTAAGCACGTCAGAAAGCTCTATGCAAAGTACCCAGCTCACGAGCTGACTATAGAGTGGGGGCTTGATCTTAAAAATGCAACCGTAGATGGTTTGAAGCCAGGCTGCTTGGCATCGCTCAATGAACAAAAGCAAAGAATCAGAAATCTTCAGTATGCTGGTGATTCGGAGAGAGCAAAAAAAGAAATCAGATCTCTTTACGAAAAAACAAATGACCTCACAAAATATTATGTAGATGTGATCTACGCAAGATTTTTGACCGACGATGGAGATGTGGACGAGGCGCTCAAAATCCTTCTTCCATACCATGAGGAGAGAAAAGGCGATATCGCGTACCTGATGCTTTTAGCAAAGGCTGCGGCCCGCAAGAATGACAGCGCCCTTGCGATCTCTGCGTATCTCAAGGCTCATCAAATGAAACCTAAATCCTCCGTGGGAAGAGAAGCTCTCTTTCAAGCAGCTTTCGTCAGTTACCTGAGTCAAGACTATGATGGTGCGCTTGCCCGATTTGATACGTACAGAAAAAAATACGGTGGGAAAAACGGTGCGGCTGCTTCTTGGTACATCGCTTGGGTTAAATACTTAAAAGGTGATTACAAAGGTGCCTACGTAATGCTGGATCAATTTTCAAAACAAAGATTCTCACGCAAAATGAGAAATTTAGCTTTTGATACAGCTAGAATCACTTACTGGAAAAATATATGCTTATTAAAAATGGGCCAAGTTGCAGTGGCAAGAAAAGCTCTAGAGAAAATTGCAGAAGATCCATCCGTGAGCTATTACGCTTTGGCGGCAAAGGCGAGGTTGGCAAATCTTCAACCACTTGATCTAAGTAGAAAGATGGCCAGTTCGGACAAAAAGATTCAGCCAGTGAATTTATCTCCACTCTCTCTGATATCACCGACTTTGCTTGCGGGTTCTCCGGCTATAGGATCACAAACTCCTTCGCTTGAGACGGATGAAGAGATTTTAGCTGACGTGAAAGAAGAAGGCATCTCTGAATCAGCAGAAGATGGAGAAGAGACCTCCGAAACTACGGAAGAAAAAGAAGAAGAAAGCGATACAGTTGTAGAAGCTCCGCCGGAAGCTCCCGTCGAAGCTACCGAAGAGGGCGATAATATTTTTTCAACTCTAAAAGATCCAAGGCTTCTTGCGATTTTCCAGAGGGCAGAAACTCTACGAGCTTTGGGTTTTGATGAATGGTCGAACAAGGAATTGCAATTCCTAGAGGCCAGAACGAGAAATAAAACTTACCTCCAAACTCTAATTGAGAAGTATGAAATCGGAAATACATTCTCAAGATCTGCCTATATTGCAGAAGTTTATTATGAAAATGAAAGAAGAAAAGGCTTAAATGCATCAAATCCTGGTTGGAAAAAAGCCTTTCCGCAAGCTTACGAAAAATTTGTGACAAAGTCCGCAGAACAGTTTGGAATCTCTGAATCTCTTATTTGGGGAATCATGAGAACAGAAAGCTTCTTTAGGCCCCAGGTGAAATCCAGTGTGGGAGCAATGGGACTTATGCAAGTGATGCCTCTTACCGCTTCTAAAATGGCAGAGATGATGGAGATGGATGCTTTTAAAACTTCACAGTTGTTTGATCCAGACGTCAATGTGAGGGTAGGGGCAAAATACCTTCAGCGGTTATCAAAAATGTTTGATGGCCATTTACCGCTGGTCGCCGCAGGATACAATGCTGGCCCACACAGAGTTCACGCGTGGGTAAAAAACTTTGGAAATCTTCCTCTAGATGAATTTATCGAGCATATTCCTTACAGCCAAACTCGTGGTTATGCGAAAAAAGTTTTAAGAAGTTATTATGTTTATGGGTCGGTATATTATCCCGAAGAAATCAAAAAGAAATCTATTCAATGGCTGGCTCAACCAGCCAATGTCACTCTCAATGGCCCAATTCCTACGAAGGAAACTTGGGAACCTCTTTAG
- a CDS encoding 50S ribosomal protein L25: MSQQELVLEVGTRKAGKSACRKLRKKESIPGIIYGAGKKNVPLFAEEKWVRKYASGAFENSIITLKSADSALNGTKVLFKEVIVQPVTRRPLHFDFLAIDMNKEVRVLVELRFEGKAEGTRAGGTLQPIVRQIEVECLPSKIPEYIAIDVTPLHIGQALHIKEITLPDGVRATAVEDIALVTVNVIKEEEIAAPTAAAAAPAAGAPAAGAAPAAAPAKKDDKK, translated from the coding sequence ATGTCACAACAAGAATTAGTGCTAGAAGTTGGTACAAGAAAAGCAGGCAAATCAGCTTGCAGAAAATTAAGAAAAAAAGAAAGCATCCCGGGGATCATTTACGGTGCTGGGAAAAAAAACGTTCCGTTGTTTGCTGAAGAGAAATGGGTAAGAAAGTATGCCTCTGGAGCATTTGAAAACTCGATCATCACTTTAAAATCAGCTGATAGCGCTTTAAACGGAACAAAAGTTCTTTTTAAAGAAGTTATCGTACAACCAGTAACTAGAAGACCTTTACATTTTGACTTCCTCGCTATCGATATGAACAAAGAAGTACGCGTACTTGTAGAATTAAGATTCGAAGGTAAAGCTGAAGGAACAAGAGCGGGTGGAACACTTCAACCGATCGTTCGTCAAATTGAAGTTGAATGCTTACCATCTAAAATTCCTGAGTACATCGCAATTGATGTCACTCCACTTCATATTGGCCAAGCACTTCACATTAAAGAAATCACATTACCAGACGGTGTAAGAGCAACTGCGGTTGAAGACATCGCACTTGTAACTGTGAATGTAATTAAAGAAGAAGAAATCGCTGCTCCAACGGCTGCTGCCGCTGCTCCGGCTGCTGGTGCTCCAGCTGCAGGTGCTGCTCCGGCTGCAGCTCCAGCGAAGAAAGACGATAAGAAGTAA
- the pth gene encoding aminoacyl-tRNA hydrolase, whose translation MHLIVGLGNPGSKYEFTRHNIGFLVIDKYLSKISTTEKSEQKSLTYKTEVGGLPVLLVKPQTFMNLSGEAVRGLMAFYKIPLENLLVLHDDIDQNYMSIKFQQNSSSGGQNGINSIHQLLGTQNYTRMKLGVGRPILPKQSVVDWVLQKFAPTEAEILDSWLDECCNAINTFVTQGYEKAASLHNIKTPPFVELLEKGADVSHFQKLKEFLKPVRKKPDPAKMEAAMKEKKKE comes from the coding sequence ATGCATCTCATTGTTGGATTAGGGAATCCCGGTAGCAAGTACGAGTTCACTCGTCACAATATCGGGTTCCTTGTTATAGATAAATATCTTAGCAAAATCTCAACAACAGAGAAGTCAGAGCAGAAGTCCCTCACCTATAAAACTGAAGTTGGCGGACTTCCCGTTCTTCTCGTGAAACCACAAACATTTATGAATTTATCTGGAGAAGCCGTACGAGGCCTAATGGCTTTTTACAAAATTCCTCTAGAAAATTTATTAGTGCTTCATGATGACATTGATCAAAATTATATGAGCATCAAGTTCCAGCAGAATTCGAGTTCTGGAGGACAAAATGGCATCAATAGCATTCACCAACTCTTGGGAACTCAAAACTATACTCGTATGAAATTAGGAGTTGGACGTCCGATTCTACCAAAACAAAGTGTCGTAGATTGGGTTTTACAAAAGTTTGCACCGACGGAAGCGGAAATTTTAGATTCATGGCTTGATGAATGTTGTAATGCAATCAATACTTTTGTGACTCAAGGTTATGAAAAGGCCGCATCTCTACACAATATTAAAACTCCGCCCTTTGTTGAATTGTTAGAAAAAGGTGCGGATGTGAGTCATTTTCAAAAATTAAAAGAATTTTTAAAACCCGTTCGTAAAAAACCCGATCCCGCAAAGATGGAAGCGGCAATGAAAGAAAAAAAGAAGGAATAG
- a CDS encoding ABC transporter permease translates to MITSVPSATTAASPRHNSLWDESYKRLKKNKAAVISAYFILFVIGVAMFAQFLAPYAFDVQNVERILLSPNAQNWLGTDSLGRDIFSRLIFGSRISIAVGIFTAVVSLLMGTVYGAFSGWFGGKIDSLMMRLVDILYSIPALVLLVLAKVTIESLETFKDPELRALFSIFGALSIYGWMGMARIVRGQVLQAKQMQYIEAARSLGISSPSIVMRHILPNILGPIIVTLTFQIPANVMFESFLSFIGLGLQPPYSSWGVLANEGWRSLRTFPHLIISPGIAIFLTMLAFNLFGDGLRDAFDPKTK, encoded by the coding sequence ATGATAACATCAGTACCGAGCGCAACAACAGCTGCGTCTCCAAGACACAACAGTCTTTGGGATGAGAGCTACAAAAGACTCAAGAAAAATAAGGCGGCAGTCATATCTGCTTACTTTATTCTTTTTGTTATTGGTGTTGCGATGTTTGCGCAGTTTCTTGCTCCCTATGCTTTCGATGTGCAAAATGTAGAAAGAATTCTTTTATCTCCAAACGCTCAAAACTGGCTAGGTACGGATTCCCTCGGGAGAGATATTTTTTCGAGACTTATTTTTGGATCTAGAATTTCGATAGCAGTTGGTATTTTCACGGCGGTGGTATCGCTTCTTATGGGAACTGTTTATGGAGCATTTTCTGGATGGTTCGGCGGCAAGATTGATTCACTAATGATGAGATTGGTGGATATTCTTTATTCTATCCCGGCATTAGTACTTTTAGTTTTAGCGAAGGTGACAATCGAATCTTTAGAGACATTTAAGGATCCAGAATTAAGAGCGTTGTTCTCCATCTTTGGAGCTCTATCCATCTACGGTTGGATGGGCATGGCAAGGATTGTAAGAGGGCAGGTTCTTCAGGCCAAACAAATGCAATACATCGAGGCGGCAAGATCTCTAGGAATTAGCAGTCCTTCCATCGTGATGAGACATATACTTCCAAATATTTTAGGTCCAATCATTGTGACTTTAACATTCCAGATTCCTGCAAACGTGATGTTTGAATCGTTCTTAAGCTTTATTGGATTAGGACTTCAACCACCTTACAGCAGCTGGGGCGTACTTGCGAATGAAGGTTGGAGATCTTTGAGAACATTCCCGCATTTGATTATTTCACCGGGGATTGCGATCTTTTTAACGATGTTAGCTTTTAATTTATTCGGAGACGGTCTAAGAGACGCTTTCGATCCTAAGACTAAATAG
- a CDS encoding ribose-phosphate pyrophosphokinase, whose amino-acid sequence MEHLKIISGNSNPELAQKIASDISVNLSPAMLKRFADGEIQVEIHDNVRGADVYIIQSTCPPSNENYMELFIMIDALKRASAARITAVMPYYGYARQDRKVAPRAPISAKLMADLLTTAGANRVVSVDLHAGQIQGFFNVPVDHLFSIPSLARAWREQWGYGEEFVVVSPDAGGVERARAFAKRLEAPIAIIDKRRTGPNEAKAYNLIGDVKGKFAVIIDDMIDTAGTLVQAAETIMKNGAIRVAAVATHPVLSGPAIQRITDSALDFVVVTDSIPLKEAAKQTGKFKVISVAPVIAEAIKRIHGNESVSSLFI is encoded by the coding sequence ATGGAGCATCTAAAAATTATCTCGGGAAATTCGAACCCAGAACTTGCTCAGAAGATTGCTTCTGATATCTCAGTCAATTTATCACCCGCTATGCTAAAAAGATTCGCTGATGGAGAAATCCAAGTAGAGATTCATGACAATGTTCGTGGCGCAGATGTTTATATCATTCAAAGTACTTGCCCACCTTCCAACGAAAATTACATGGAACTTTTTATTATGATCGATGCTTTGAAAAGAGCATCAGCTGCAAGGATCACAGCGGTAATGCCATATTATGGTTATGCAAGACAAGATCGTAAGGTCGCTCCCCGCGCTCCTATTTCTGCAAAATTAATGGCCGATCTCCTCACAACTGCCGGTGCAAATCGTGTTGTGAGTGTGGATCTTCATGCTGGCCAGATCCAAGGTTTCTTTAATGTTCCTGTGGATCACTTGTTCTCTATTCCTTCGCTTGCAAGAGCATGGAGGGAACAATGGGGTTATGGCGAAGAGTTCGTGGTTGTCTCACCAGACGCTGGGGGGGTTGAGAGAGCGAGAGCTTTTGCAAAGCGTCTTGAGGCTCCAATTGCCATCATCGACAAGAGAAGAACGGGTCCCAACGAAGCTAAAGCTTACAATTTGATCGGTGATGTGAAAGGCAAGTTTGCTGTCATTATCGATGATATGATCGATACCGCTGGAACCCTAGTCCAAGCTGCTGAAACCATTATGAAAAATGGTGCTATAAGAGTGGCTGCTGTCGCCACTCACCCCGTTTTATCAGGTCCAGCCATTCAAAGAATCACGGACAGTGCTCTAGATTTCGTAGTTGTAACGGATTCTATTCCACTTAAAGAAGCCGCTAAACAGACTGGTAAATTCAAAGTTATCAGCGTTGCCCCAGTTATTGCTGAAGCAATAAAAAGAATTCACGGCAACGAATCTGTTAGTTCGCTTTTTATCTAA
- a CDS encoding peptide ABC transporter substrate-binding protein, which translates to MNLLLKSSFYTLSLTALIFTTSCTKTSSDKTLKFGVKKSETLIVNLQTEPPSLDWNKSTDTTSSEVQGNIMEGLVQFDLADPELKALPALATKWESDKAVQKWTFELRTDVKWTDGVEFDAQQVVDGWERLLNPKTAAEYSYFLYNVKNAKAYNEGKIKDFSQVGIKTVGKHKIEVQLESPMSFFPSLLVHHSTYPVRKDLIEKHGDKWTEAGNMVTLGAYKLMKWEHDEAILLERNDAYFGEKAKTKYVLGRMITEQSSAINAFDAGEIDVIPELPSNDVSVLKQRPEYQKQNGLIVYYYGFNTKQKPFDNLDFRKAVAMAIDKKEITKVLGQDDVTATSWVPKGMMGHEEEMGIKFDPAKAKEHMAKAGYADATKVPKITITFNTNENHKKVAENVQAQLKRNLGINIEILNEEWKVYLSKLKSKKGYSIFRMGWVADYPDPDNFLNLLTSTSANNHTGWKNEKYDSLIAKGVSELNSDKRKEYYKEAQKLVLEEDVAAVPLYYSIRQYLINSRVSGFKLNPLDEKDYKSVMVK; encoded by the coding sequence ATGAATTTACTACTGAAATCAAGTTTCTACACATTGAGCTTAACGGCTTTAATTTTCACAACGAGCTGTACAAAAACATCATCAGATAAAACACTAAAATTTGGTGTAAAAAAATCTGAAACTCTCATAGTAAATTTACAAACAGAGCCGCCTTCATTGGATTGGAATAAATCTACAGACACGACTTCTTCAGAGGTTCAAGGCAACATCATGGAAGGTTTGGTTCAATTCGACTTGGCTGATCCTGAGTTAAAAGCATTGCCTGCACTAGCAACAAAATGGGAATCGGATAAAGCCGTACAAAAATGGACCTTCGAATTAAGAACAGATGTAAAGTGGACTGACGGTGTAGAATTCGATGCTCAACAAGTTGTAGATGGTTGGGAAAGACTTTTAAATCCTAAAACTGCCGCAGAATATTCTTACTTCCTTTATAACGTAAAAAACGCAAAAGCCTACAACGAAGGAAAAATCAAAGACTTCTCCCAAGTTGGAATCAAAACGGTGGGGAAACACAAAATAGAAGTTCAATTGGAATCTCCGATGAGTTTTTTCCCTTCTCTTCTCGTGCATCACTCAACTTATCCAGTAAGAAAAGATTTGATCGAAAAACACGGAGACAAGTGGACAGAAGCTGGAAACATGGTGACATTGGGAGCCTACAAGCTCATGAAGTGGGAACATGACGAAGCCATTCTTTTAGAGAGAAACGATGCTTACTTTGGAGAAAAGGCAAAAACGAAATATGTATTGGGAAGAATGATCACAGAGCAGTCTTCTGCAATCAATGCCTTTGATGCAGGTGAGATCGATGTGATTCCGGAGCTTCCATCAAATGATGTGAGCGTTCTTAAGCAACGTCCAGAATACCAAAAACAAAACGGTCTTATCGTTTATTACTATGGTTTCAATACCAAGCAAAAACCTTTCGATAATTTAGATTTTAGAAAAGCAGTTGCAATGGCCATTGATAAAAAAGAAATCACAAAAGTATTGGGTCAAGATGACGTGACCGCAACTTCATGGGTGCCAAAAGGAATGATGGGCCACGAAGAAGAAATGGGAATCAAATTTGATCCAGCAAAAGCAAAAGAACATATGGCTAAAGCCGGCTATGCTGACGCAACTAAAGTTCCTAAAATTACGATTACTTTTAACACCAATGAAAACCACAAGAAGGTGGCAGAGAACGTTCAAGCGCAACTCAAGCGTAATCTTGGGATCAATATCGAAATCCTAAACGAAGAATGGAAAGTGTATCTTTCAAAGCTTAAGAGCAAAAAAGGTTACAGCATTTTCAGAATGGGTTGGGTTGCAGATTACCCAGATCCAGATAATTTCTTAAATCTTTTAACAAGTACTTCAGCAAACAACCACACAGGTTGGAAGAATGAAAAGTATGACAGCCTAATCGCCAAAGGTGTTTCTGAATTGAACTCCGATAAGAGAAAAGAATATTACAAAGAGGCGCAAAAACTTGTCTTAGAAGAAGATGTTGCCGCAGTTCCTCTTTACTACAGCATTAGACAATATTTGATTAACAGTCGTGTTAGCGGATTTAAATTAAACCCACTCGACGAAAAAGATTATAAAAGTGTAATGGTAAAATAA
- the ychF gene encoding redox-regulated ATPase YchF, with translation MALQCGIVGLPNVGKSTLFNAITQAGAESANYPFCTIDPNVGVVAVPDDRLQKIADLVGPETIIPTSTEFVDIAGLVAGASKGEGLGNQFLGNIRMTDAILHVVRCFDDSNIIHVSGSIDPIRDIEVINTELMLADLDAIEKKFTKQEKLAKTSQDKNVKAEFEVIKKAKEVLSAGKPARVLQLTDDEKPFLKGLQLLTSKPVLYVCNVNEEDFAKGGNQWVEEVKKYAASEGNKATLISAAIEAEISTLSKEEQTEFLASLGVTEKGMDRLIHESYKLLELATYFTAGKKEVRAWTIKKGMKAPQAAGVIHTDFEKGFIRAETYHCEDLFKLKTEAAIKEAGLYRSEGKEYLVKDGDVMLFRFNV, from the coding sequence ATGGCATTACAATGTGGAATCGTAGGTCTACCTAACGTCGGAAAAAGCACGCTCTTTAATGCGATCACTCAAGCCGGGGCCGAAAGTGCAAACTACCCGTTCTGCACCATCGATCCGAATGTAGGTGTTGTTGCCGTTCCAGATGATAGACTTCAAAAAATCGCAGACCTTGTGGGTCCTGAGACCATCATTCCCACTTCTACGGAATTTGTGGATATTGCAGGTTTAGTTGCGGGTGCCTCCAAAGGTGAAGGCCTCGGAAACCAATTCCTTGGTAACATCAGAATGACCGATGCCATTCTCCATGTGGTAAGATGTTTTGATGATTCCAACATCATTCACGTCTCGGGATCCATCGATCCAATTCGTGACATCGAAGTGATCAACACTGAACTTATGCTTGCTGATCTCGACGCCATTGAAAAGAAATTTACCAAACAAGAAAAGCTTGCCAAAACATCTCAAGACAAAAACGTAAAAGCGGAATTTGAAGTGATCAAAAAAGCCAAAGAAGTTTTATCTGCCGGAAAACCCGCGAGAGTTCTTCAATTGACCGACGACGAAAAACCATTCTTAAAAGGCTTACAACTTTTAACTTCAAAACCTGTTCTCTACGTTTGCAATGTGAATGAAGAAGATTTTGCTAAAGGCGGAAACCAGTGGGTGGAAGAAGTAAAGAAATACGCTGCCAGCGAAGGCAACAAAGCCACATTGATTTCAGCTGCCATTGAAGCAGAGATTTCCACTCTATCAAAAGAAGAACAAACAGAGTTCTTGGCTTCCTTAGGGGTAACTGAAAAAGGTATGGATAGATTAATTCATGAATCTTACAAACTTTTAGAACTCGCAACTTACTTTACTGCTGGAAAAAAAGAAGTGAGAGCTTGGACCATCAAAAAAGGGATGAAGGCTCCACAAGCGGCAGGCGTGATTCATACGGATTTTGAAAAAGGATTTATTAGGGCAGAGACCTATCACTGCGAGGATCTATTCAAATTAAAAACTGAAGCCGCAATCAAAGAAGCGGGCCTATACCGCTCTGAAGGTAAAGAATACCTCGTAAAAGATGGCGACGTAATGCTCTTTAGATTCAACGTTTAA